A genomic window from Candidatus Poribacteria bacterium includes:
- a CDS encoding DUF4976 domain-containing protein, producing MAQLFHRVSSWVVRPSLILWYLWTLETKTGGTASLFIQSSRAHSARHFPGWRSRQRMTRSATRPICSRRSASSPTSTSQTATRAKAFYLRGEPFDGRETIFSAYSRGQRMVRDRRHKLIEYCVEGVRTTQLFDLDADPLEMRNLADDPAERGALARLRDELRTWRARVDDPVVW from the coding sequence ATGGCGCAACTCTTTCACCGGGTTTCGAGTTGGGTTGTTCGCCCCTCTCTGATTCTCTGGTATCTCTGGACTCTGGAGACGAAAACGGGCGGCACAGCATCCCTATTCATACAGTCCTCTCGTGCGCATTCTGCGCGGCACTTTCCGGGATGGCGGAGCCGGCAGCGGATGACGCGCTCTGCTACACGTCCGATCTGTTCCCGACGCTCTGCGAGCTCGCCGACATCGACGTCCCAGACGGCAACGAGGGCAAAAGCCTTTTACCTGCGCGGAGAGCCGTTCGACGGGCGGGAGACGATCTTCTCGGCGTACTCGCGGGGTCAGCGGATGGTGCGGGATCGGCGGCACAAGCTGATCGAGTACTGCGTCGAGGGCGTCCGCACGACGCAGCTCTTCGATCTGGACGCGGACCCGCTGGAGATGCGGAACCTCGCCGACGATCCGGCGGAACGCGGGGCGCTCGCGCGTCTGCGCGACGAGCTTCGGACGTGGCGGGCGAGAGTGGACGATCCGGTCGTGTGGTAA